Below is a window of Oceanivirga salmonicida DNA.
AGATAAAAATGCAGTCGTAGATTTAACTAAAAAAATTGATGATATATTAGAAAATATAAAAGTAGTTAGTCCACTTGATATAGCTAAGCAAAAAGCCAAAACAGACATTGAAACATTAAAAGATTTAAATAATTTACAAAAGGATGACCTAAAGACTCAAGTTACTGCTGCAGTAGATGAAAAATCTATTGCTAGAATAGTAAACACTGCTAAATTATTAGATAGAGACATGTTAGATTTAAAAAATAAATTAGCTGAAATAAATAATTATCTAAAACAAAATGATAATATATTAAATGACAAGGATAAAAATGCTTTAAAAAAATTGATTGATGATTCTACTAATAAGAATTTAGATAGTAATAAAATAAAATCATTAATACAAGAATTTAATGATAAACTTAATGAATTTAATATAGCAATAAATAAAAAAAATAATAAAAAAATTATAGATAATTTAAAAAATTTAAATTCAGAACAAAAAAAAGCATTAAAAGATGAAATAACTGCTGAAAATGATAGTGATAATCTAAAAGAAATATTAGAAAAATCTATTGAACTTGATGCAGAAATGAAAAAACTTACAGACAAAATTAAAGAAATAGATGATTTCAAAACAAGTCCTGAATATGATAAGTTAGAAGCTGCAGATAAAACTAAGATTGATAACTTAAAAACTGAACTTGATACTGAAAAAGTTAAAAATTTAAAAATTGATAAGGTTAAAGAATTAATTGAAAAGGTAACAGCTGAATTAAATAAAGCAAAATCTATGCAAATTAAATGGGAAGATTACAAAAAATATGCTGATGCTTTCTATTACAAAGATAATGATATAGTAAATAGAATTAATGATAATTTCTTTATAAACATAAATGGTAGTAAAGAATTAGTTGGAAATAATGGATTAAACTTCATTGCTGGATTACAAATAGGTGGAAATTATACATTTAAAGATTTAGGTCTAAGTGTTGGTGGATTCGCTGAATATCAAAATAAAATTGCACATAATACAGCAGTTGGGGTCGCTATTAAATATAAAGAATTAGAATCATTCGTAAGATATAGATTAGCACTATATGATAAAAAATTAAATCATAATGTTGATATTTATGCTAGATATTCTAAAAACTTTAACTTTGGCAAATTAAATGTTAAACCTATTGTTGGTGCTTACTTAACTTATTCAAGTAAAGTAACATTAGATGATAAGGTATTATTAAAAGATAGAGTAGGTGTTGATATAAACCTAGGAACTAATATTTCATATGAAGTATTACCTAAACTTAATGTATATGTAGAACCTAATATATCAGGAGCATATAATAATCAAGTATTAGCATCTAGTTTAGACAAAACTACAATACATAAAATTAGTAGAAGTTATTTTGACTATAATGTAAAATTAGGTACAAAATATGAAATTAAAGGATTTACAATAAATCCTGAATTAAAAGTTAATGGAGACATAAAGAAAAATGTTCAAGTTGGTGGTAGTTTATCAGTAGGCTATAACTGGTAACAGTTAATAAAATTTCAAATAAATCTGGAATTTTATAAATATAAAAACAAGGTATAAATTATTATAACTTGTTTTATAAGGAGAAAATATGAAATATTTCAAAACAATTTTTATTATATTAAGCACAGTTTTATCAACAATAACCCTTTCAAAAGATAGAGAAATAATAAATAGAATTAATGAAAATGTCTTTATAAACATAAACGGTGGTAAGAAATTAGTTGGAAACAATACAATAGACTTTATTGCTGGATTAAAAATAGGTGGTAATTATAAGTTTGAAAACTTAGATTTAACTGTTGGTGGATTTGCTGAATATGGGAATAAAATTTCACATAATACAGCAATTGGTGTTGCTATTAAATATAAGGAATTGGAGTCATTTATAAGATACAGATTAGCGGTACATAATAAAAAACTAAATCACAACATTGATCTTCATGCTAGATATGCAAAAAACTTTAATTTTGATAAATTAAATGTCAAACCTTTTGTTGGAGCGTATATTACATATTCAAGCAAAGTTAACATAAATTCTACGGTTTATTTAAAAGATAGAGTTGGATTTGATATAATATTAGGAACTAATATAGCATATGAAGTTTTACCTAAATTAAATATATATACAGAACCTGAAATTTCATTTGGATATAATGACCAAGTACTAGCTCAATTTAATTCAAATAATGTTGTTAAAGTAAAAAGAGGTTACTTTGATTATTCTCTAAAACTTGGAACAAAATACGAAATTAAAGGGTTTACAATAAATCCAGAATTAAAACTTAATGGAGACATGAAAAAAATGTTATAATTGGTGGTAACCTATCAGTAGGCTATAACTGGTAATATAAAAGATGCACAAAAAATTGTGCATCTTTTTTATATTAATAAATAAATTTACTAATAATTGGAATTTTGACATCAAATACCGTTTGTCCAGTTAATAATGCATAAATGCATTGTAAAAATATAATAAAGCATATTATCATAACTGCAATTCTTGATAAAGTAGTATGATTACTTTTTTTTATTAAATACCCACCTACAATACTTACAAACCCAGTTATAACTGCTAAATATATAGTGAAAAAATCCATAATTTAATCCCCCTGGTGTTATTATATACTATTTAAAAAGTCCTTTCAACCAATCAAAAAATGAATGCGACTCAGTATAATTTTCACTATTTAAAGTTTTTTCTAATTTTTCTAAAATTTTCTTTTGTTCTGAATTTAAATTAGTTGGTATTTCAATATTATATTTATTAATTTGGTTACCTTGTCTACCCCTAAAATTAAGACCCTTAGATTTTAATACTTCAGTAGTTCCAGTTTGTGTACTTTCTTTAAGTGTTATTTTTTCTTTTCCATATAAAGTAGGTATTTCTATTTCTCTACCTAATATTGCATCTGTAAATTTAATAGGTATTTCACAGTGTATATCTAAGCCTTCTCTTCTAAATATTTTATGCTTTTCTATATTTACACGAAGATATAAATCTCCATATTCTCCCCCACCTCTTGGGTAAGAACCTAAATTTCTAACTATCATTCTAGTTCCGTCTTCTATACCAGATGGAATTTTAAATGTTCTTTCAATTTTTTCATCTTTTGTTCCATAACCATTACAACTAGAACAAGCTTTTTTAGGAACTTTTCCTTTACCGCTACATGATGAACAAACTTCTGTTTGTCTTATATTACCTATAATGGTTCTTTGTATTCTAGTAACTTGTCCTGTCCCGTTACATACTCCACAATTATTAAATTCTTTATTGTGAGCTCCTGTTCCATCACAGCTATTACATTTACCTTTTCTAGTATAGCTAACTTTGGCATCATAATCACTTACTATATCTTCTAATTTTAGGTTTATATTATATTCTAAATCTCTACCTTTAACTGTTCTACTTGAGTATGAACTACCATATGATTCAGAATTTCCACCAAAGAAACTTTCAAATATATCAGAAAATCCACCTGAACCAAATCCTGAAAAGCCTTCAAACCCGCCAAAACCACCAAATCCACCTGCTCCTGCACCACCATTTTCAAATGCTGCATGACCAAATCTATCATATGTTTCTCTTTTTTGTGCATCACTTAAAATTTCATTGGCTTCGGAAATTTCTTTAAATTTTTCTGCTGCTTCTTCTTTATTATCTTTATTTAAATCAGGGTGATATTTTTTTGATAGTCTTCTATATGCTTTTTTTATCTCATCTTTACTAGCATTCTTATCTACTCCTAATATTTCATAGTAATCTCTTTTTGCCATAATTTCTCCTATTTATCAAATTTAAAAGTAAGACTTGTTATAAAGGTCTCATTTTTATCTAATTTTTTTATTCCTATTTTATTTTCTAAGTTATAATCTGTATTATTAAAATCAGGTAATCCATGCCAAGGCTCTATGCATATAAAATTAGCCTTTTGTGGCTTCCAGTATGCAAGATATTCAAAATTTTCATGATATACAGTAACTTTTCTACTAGAATTATTAAATATTAATTCTGTTTTTTTCGAATTTTCCCCATCTAAAATAATAGTATCTATTTCAAATGTTTTATCTTTTATATATACTTTATTTGAATCCTTTTCTAAAAGTAATTTATCTTTATAATCAATATAGACACCATCTAATTTATATGATAGTATTTCATCTTTATTATCTATTTGTAAATAAGTGTCTTCATAATTTTGTGGCAATAAAAATGCTGGATGATAACCTATTGAAAAATACATTTCTCCATCAGTTTTATTTTCAATTACATACTCCATTTTAACTGTATTATTATCTATTATTTCATAATTTACTATTAAATTAAAATCAAAAGGATAAATTTCTCTAGTTTCATCATTAGATTTTAAAATATAACTTATTTTATTAGATTTTTTTTCTAATATTTCAAATTCTTTATCTCTTGCAAAACCATGTTTAGTTTCTATAATATATTCTTTTCCCTTATATTTATACTTATTATCTTTCAATGCCC
It encodes the following:
- a CDS encoding aldose epimerase family protein, which translates into the protein MENIIKSNNIELKVRNKGAELFSILVDNEEFMWNKNIIWAKSSPILFPFIGALKDNKYKYKGKEYIIETKHGFARDKEFEILEKKSNKISYILKSNDETREIYPFDFNLIVNYEIIDNNTVKMEYVIENKTDGEMYFSIGYHPAFLLPQNYEDTYLQIDNKDEILSYKLDGVYIDYKDKLLLEKDSNKVYIKDKTFEIDTIILDGENSKKTELIFNNSSRKVTVYHENFEYLAYWKPQKANFICIEPWHGLPDFNNTDYNLENKIGIKKLDKNETFITSLTFKFDK
- the dnaJ gene encoding molecular chaperone DnaJ is translated as MAKRDYYEILGVDKNASKDEIKKAYRRLSKKYHPDLNKDNKEEAAEKFKEISEANEILSDAQKRETYDRFGHAAFENGGAGAGGFGGFGGFEGFSGFGSGGFSDIFESFFGGNSESYGSSYSSRTVKGRDLEYNINLKLEDIVSDYDAKVSYTRKGKCNSCDGTGAHNKEFNNCGVCNGTGQVTRIQRTIIGNIRQTEVCSSCSGKGKVPKKACSSCNGYGTKDEKIERTFKIPSGIEDGTRMIVRNLGSYPRGGGEYGDLYLRVNIEKHKIFRREGLDIHCEIPIKFTDAILGREIEIPTLYGKEKITLKESTQTGTTEVLKSKGLNFRGRQGNQINKYNIEIPTNLNSEQKKILEKLEKTLNSENYTESHSFFDWLKGLFK